From Chloroflexota bacterium, the proteins below share one genomic window:
- a CDS encoding response regulator → MSFILLLDEDRAFSATLARTLEMASYRVMREWTETSAREVARTQQPDLILLDLELGREQGWALLDELVSLGLRVMVMSHRSSAEDIARGLRAGATDYITKPYRTEELLARIAIRLRQAPPPALQRADTRTPKLAEPVIETPVAAPAVEAETPTLNIPLGQRLRQARKLRNISLVQANLDTKIQMYYIQAIEEEKYALLPRGTAAEEIVQRYAQFLSEDPDQALAEFRRLHHSDVETLRNLGGQPVRYRRRVSWPLILSLVALLTCGLASGAIALIFPEETRNVTTNVRAMFSDPTATPTLTPTPTATPSPTPTLTPTATPSPTPTLTPEPSPTLDPNAPTATP, encoded by the coding sequence TTGAGCTTCATTCTGTTGCTTGATGAGGATCGGGCGTTTTCGGCCACGCTCGCTCGTACTTTAGAGATGGCCAGTTATCGGGTGATGCGCGAATGGACTGAAACCAGTGCTCGCGAGGTTGCTCGTACCCAACAGCCCGATCTCATTTTGCTCGATCTTGAACTGGGCCGCGAGCAAGGCTGGGCCTTACTCGATGAATTGGTGAGCTTAGGCCTGCGGGTCATGGTAATGTCGCATCGCAGCAGCGCCGAAGATATTGCCCGTGGTCTACGTGCTGGCGCGACCGATTATATTACCAAGCCCTACCGCACCGAAGAATTGCTGGCACGGATTGCGATTCGCTTGCGCCAAGCGCCACCACCCGCCTTGCAACGCGCCGATACGCGCACACCCAAACTGGCCGAGCCAGTCATCGAAACTCCTGTAGCTGCACCAGCGGTTGAGGCCGAAACCCCAACCCTGAATATTCCGCTTGGGCAACGCCTGCGCCAAGCTCGCAAATTGCGTAATATCTCGCTGGTTCAAGCCAATTTGGATACCAAAATCCAAATGTACTATATTCAGGCGATCGAAGAAGAGAAATATGCCTTGCTGCCGCGTGGCACTGCCGCCGAAGAGATTGTGCAACGCTATGCCCAATTTTTGAGCGAAGATCCCGATCAGGCGTTGGCCGAATTTCGGCGTTTGCACCATAGCGATGTTGAAACCCTGCGCAATTTGGGTGGTCAGCCCGTGCGCTATCGACGGCGCGTGTCGTGGCCGTTGATATTGAGCTTGGTTGCGTTGCTAACCTGTGGGCTAGCCTCTGGCGCAATTGCCTTGATTTTCCCTGAAGAAACCCGCAATGTTACAACCAATGTGCGGGCGATGTTCAGCGACCCAACTGCTACTCCAACGCTCACGCCAACCCCCACCGCTACGCCTAGCCCTACGCCAACATTAACGCCGACTGCTACGCCTAGCCCTACGCCAACATTAACGCCCGAACCAAGCCCAACCCTTGACCCGAATGCGCCCACGGCGACACCATAA
- a CDS encoding dCTP deaminase produces MSIKADRWIKRMAQEHGMIEPFVDGQVRGGVVSYGLSSYGYDIRIADEFKIFTNVNSAIIDPKNFDPRSFVDVKADVCIIPPNSFVLCRTIEYFRIPRNVLCVCVGKSTYARCFSGDTRVALVDGTNPTLAEMAKRSEQGELFWGYSIGPNGRIIVTLLEQPRYIGRDSLLEITLDNGQTIQCTPDHEFMRRDGTMVQAANLRPNDSLMPLYRQLFRGYEMVYQLINGHYFPTHRLADEWNIRHNIYADQANTHRYHIDHDRLNNQPWNIMRMDAEYRQVRQPATSQSILSLNDQRNQTNQQHYRQALPVQNTQQPVNHKITAIKELAGTHDVYCLSVPEAGNFALDAGVFVSNCGLIANVTPFEPGWEGYVTIEISNTTPLPAKIYANEGIAQVLFFEGDELPEVAYDDRSGKYQGQTGVTLPRI; encoded by the coding sequence ATGTCAATTAAAGCTGATCGCTGGATTAAGCGCATGGCCCAAGAGCACGGCATGATCGAGCCATTTGTTGATGGTCAAGTGCGCGGCGGAGTCGTTTCGTATGGCTTATCGTCGTATGGCTACGATATTCGGATTGCTGATGAATTTAAAATTTTCACCAATGTCAATTCGGCAATTATCGACCCCAAAAACTTCGACCCACGCTCGTTTGTCGATGTCAAAGCTGATGTTTGTATCATTCCACCAAACTCGTTTGTACTATGCCGCACGATCGAATACTTCCGCATTCCGCGCAATGTGCTCTGTGTTTGTGTTGGCAAATCGACCTATGCACGCTGTTTTAGTGGCGACACGCGGGTTGCACTGGTTGATGGCACAAACCCAACCTTAGCAGAAATGGCCAAGCGTTCAGAGCAAGGCGAACTATTTTGGGGTTATAGCATTGGGCCAAATGGCCGAATCATCGTGACGTTACTGGAGCAACCACGCTATATTGGGCGCGATAGCTTGTTAGAAATCACGCTCGATAATGGTCAAACTATTCAATGTACCCCTGACCATGAGTTTATGCGCCGCGATGGCACAATGGTGCAGGCCGCAAATCTACGCCCAAATGATTCGTTGATGCCATTGTATCGCCAGCTTTTTCGTGGCTATGAAATGGTCTATCAATTGATTAATGGCCATTATTTTCCAACCCATCGCTTAGCTGATGAGTGGAATATTCGCCACAATATTTACGCTGATCAAGCCAATACCCATCGTTATCATATCGACCATGATCGGCTCAATAATCAGCCTTGGAACATCATGCGGATGGATGCTGAATATCGCCAAGTGCGCCAACCCGCAACTTCCCAATCAATCCTTTCGTTAAATGATCAGCGCAACCAGACCAATCAACAGCATTATCGCCAAGCGCTCCCTGTGCAAAATACGCAGCAACCAGTCAACCACAAAATCACGGCAATCAAGGAATTGGCTGGAACGCATGATGTTTATTGTTTATCAGTGCCTGAGGCTGGCAATTTTGCGCTTGATGCAGGGGTTTTTGTTTCAAATTGTGGTCTGATCGCGAATGTAACGCCCTTCGAGCCAGGTTGGGAAGGCTATGTGACAATCGAAATTAGCAATACAACGCCATTGCCTGCCAAAATCTATGCCAACGAAGGCATTGCCCAAGTGCTGTTTTTCGAGGGTGATGAGTTGCCAGAAGTGGCTTATGACGATCGTTCGGGCAAATATCAAGGCCAAACTGGCGTGACCTTGCCACGAATTTAA
- the acpS gene encoding holo-ACP synthase, translating to MLVTGVDLIEIDRINQAVSRWGQRFARRVWTEAEWLRCRDSAQSLAARWAAKEAAAKALGVGLKGIGHPACAVAWREIEVANDTQGKPLLRLHGAAQQRANELGIRHWSVSLSHSGDQAIAFVVGMG from the coding sequence ATGCTGGTAACAGGTGTTGATTTAATCGAGATCGACCGGATCAATCAAGCAGTATCACGTTGGGGCCAACGGTTTGCCCGTCGGGTTTGGACTGAAGCAGAATGGTTGCGCTGTCGTGATAGTGCTCAGTCGTTAGCGGCACGTTGGGCGGCCAAGGAAGCCGCCGCGAAAGCCCTCGGTGTTGGCCTCAAAGGCATTGGCCACCCCGCATGTGCCGTCGCATGGCGTGAAATCGAAGTTGCTAACGACACCCAAGGTAAGCCATTGTTGCGGCTCCACGGCGCAGCCCAACAACGAGCCAACGAACTAGGCATTCGCCATTGGTCAGTCAGCCTTTCACATAGCGGCGATCAAGCAATCGCGTTTGTGGTGGGCATGGGCTAG
- a CDS encoding response regulator transcription factor, whose protein sequence is MIKLLICDDQAVVRDGLSIMLNLAPDLEVIAVASNGREAVQLSAEWQPDLILMDLKMPIMNGIEATRQISAAQPLVKILVLTTYDDDEWLFEAIRAGAAGYLLKDMAHSDLVSAIRGTVSGKAYVDPNVTARLLSQVANSRNQPPASQLTGRLTERELAVLNLIATGHTNASIAEQLRLSEGTVRNHVSTILSKLDVVDRTQAALLAVEHGLHQRESY, encoded by the coding sequence ATGATCAAACTATTAATTTGTGATGATCAGGCGGTTGTGCGCGATGGCTTGTCGATCATGCTGAATCTTGCGCCTGATCTTGAGGTGATTGCGGTCGCTAGCAATGGCCGCGAGGCGGTGCAGCTTAGTGCAGAATGGCAGCCAGATCTGATTTTGATGGATCTGAAAATGCCGATTATGAATGGAATCGAGGCTACTCGCCAAATTAGCGCAGCCCAGCCATTGGTTAAAATCTTAGTATTAACGACCTATGATGATGATGAATGGTTGTTTGAGGCGATTCGAGCGGGCGCGGCAGGTTATTTGCTCAAGGATATGGCGCATAGCGATTTGGTTAGCGCGATTCGCGGCACAGTTTCTGGCAAAGCCTATGTTGACCCCAACGTGACTGCTCGCCTGCTCAGCCAAGTTGCCAACTCGCGCAATCAACCACCAGCCAGCCAATTAACTGGCCGTTTGACTGAGCGCGAGCTAGCAGTGCTCAATTTAATTGCGACAGGCCACACCAACGCCAGCATTGCCGAGCAACTACGGCTTTCCGAAGGCACGGTTCGTAACCACGTCAGCACCATTTTATCCAAGCTCGATGTCGTTGATCGCACTCAAGCAGCCTTATTGGCAGTTGAGCATGGCCTGCATCAGCGCGAGAGTTATTAA
- a CDS encoding sensor histidine kinase, with product MLFQDLAKRLQPETHSISNSNHTHEAEQFSGGLSIKRILQSVALLWISYFLILTGLDWVSLMSRPDTSPLPWFYYAIHITLAGVVFGLASWDAAQQRLGRVFMPLIIGLISVVPILLTPLITSGPGPITAEPGLVVMRLCPMLCVAVVIVAWQYTWRQVVWFCLVTGALILLPILLRAPRFSSAVAITIVQTSTFLVFGYALSALVQRLRLQNAALIQAHEQLRDYAGTQERLTISRERNRVARELHDTLAHALSGLIVQLEAAKLYREIEPTTSHKLQDSALDAARHGLQETRLALKALRARPLDDLGLVLALQQLAEQLASTTQIKLELNITPKLPPLALELETCIYRVAQEAIRNAIRHANAQHLNIQLSSVGAELSLAVRDDGCGFEPHLIVGADHFGIAGMYERAAELGGQLSINSEPGLGTWVELRFTTKG from the coding sequence ATGTTATTCCAAGATTTAGCTAAACGCCTGCAACCAGAAACCCACTCGATATCCAATTCCAATCACACTCATGAAGCTGAGCAATTCAGCGGTGGCCTATCGATCAAACGCATCCTGCAAAGTGTGGCCTTGCTCTGGATTAGCTATTTTTTGATTTTAACGGGCCTAGATTGGGTTTCGTTGATGTCGCGACCTGATACTAGCCCCTTGCCATGGTTCTACTATGCGATTCATATCACCTTGGCGGGAGTTGTGTTTGGCTTGGCAAGCTGGGATGCGGCTCAACAGCGTTTGGGGCGGGTGTTTATGCCCTTGATTATTGGGCTGATTTCGGTTGTGCCAATTCTGCTAACCCCATTAATTACTAGCGGGCCTGGCCCAATTACAGCCGAGCCAGGGCTAGTCGTGATGCGCTTGTGCCCAATGCTGTGTGTGGCAGTTGTGATTGTGGCGTGGCAATATACATGGCGGCAGGTGGTTTGGTTTTGTCTGGTAACTGGGGCATTAATTTTGCTGCCAATTTTGCTACGTGCCCCCCGTTTTAGCTCGGCTGTTGCGATCACAATTGTCCAAACCAGCACGTTTTTGGTGTTTGGCTATGCGCTATCAGCTTTGGTACAACGTTTGCGGCTGCAAAATGCGGCCTTGATTCAAGCCCATGAGCAATTGCGCGATTATGCTGGCACGCAAGAACGTTTAACAATTAGCCGTGAGCGCAACCGCGTCGCCCGCGAGTTGCACGACACCTTGGCCCATGCCCTGAGCGGCTTGATTGTGCAACTTGAGGCCGCCAAACTTTACCGTGAAATTGAGCCGACCACCAGCCATAAGCTGCAAGATTCGGCGCTTGATGCCGCCCGCCATGGCTTGCAAGAAACCCGCTTGGCGCTCAAAGCCCTGCGTGCCCGCCCTTTGGATGATTTGGGCTTAGTGTTGGCGCTCCAGCAGTTGGCTGAACAATTGGCGAGTACAACGCAGATTAAACTTGAGCTGAATATTACGCCGAAGCTGCCGCCACTCGCCCTTGAACTTGAAACCTGCATCTATCGCGTCGCCCAAGAAGCGATTCGCAACGCGATTCGCCATGCCAATGCGCAACACTTGAACATTCAATTAAGCAGCGTTGGGGCTGAATTAAGTTTAGCAGTGCGCGATGATGGTTGTGGCTTTGAGCCACACTTGATCGTGGGTGCTGATCATTTTGGCATCGCAGGCATGTATGAACGAGCTGCGGAGTTGGGCGGCCAGCTCAGCATTAATAGCGAGCCTGGGCTGGGTACTTGGGTCGAATTACGCTTTACAACAAAGGGTTGA
- a CDS encoding excinuclease ABC subunit UvrA gives MMQDRAFIEVYGARENNLKNISLNIPKQRVTVFTGVSGSGKSSLVFDTIAAEAQRQLNETFTFFVQGFLPHYGQPDVERIEHLNSPIIIDQKRVGGGSRSTVGTYTDIAVLLRLLFSRVGQPYVGPGYAFSFNTPQGMCPECEGIGKTVQLDMDKLLDRSKSLNEGAILHPEFKVGKWMWKMYPLSGLFDNDKPIRDYNEQELQAFLYGADLKVSWGEFSSKYEGLLERFERMYLKKDAAAMSDRNRAVFEQFTSSQICPVCHGQRLTQAALNCRIAGRNIAELADFEATDLISFLADVTDPIGDRVAAKLLERMQQLVDIGLGYLSLSRETSTLSGGESQRVKMIRHLGNSLTEMLYILDEPSVGLHARDVARLNRLLQQLRDKGNTVLVVEHDPDVIAIADHIVDIGPRAGVHGGEVVFEGSYADLKRSNTLTGSYLQQTVPTKQHSRQPTGYLPIVNANLHNLKNINVNIPTGVLTVVTGVAGSGKSTLINEVFLSQHPNAIVIDQSRVTANSRSAPATYTGIMDDIRQTFAKANGVSASLFSFNSTGSCDNCNGLGLVYTDLAFMEGISSTCEICEGKRFKAEVLEYQLRGKSISDVLDMTAEEALDFFNEKKIKPVLQAMNDVGLSYLKLGQPLSTISGGEGQRLKLATELHKKASVYVMDEPTTGLHRSDIGLLMGIIDRLVDLKNTVILIEHHLDIIRQADWIIDIGPEGGSAGGEIIFEGPPMALKACQRSITAKFL, from the coding sequence ATGATGCAGGATCGAGCGTTTATTGAGGTGTATGGCGCACGCGAAAACAACCTCAAAAATATTTCCTTGAATATTCCGAAACAGCGGGTGACAGTTTTTACCGGAGTCTCTGGTTCGGGGAAATCGTCGTTGGTGTTTGATACAATTGCCGCCGAGGCCCAACGCCAACTCAATGAAACCTTTACCTTTTTTGTGCAAGGCTTTTTGCCGCACTATGGTCAGCCTGATGTCGAACGGATCGAGCATCTCAACTCGCCGATTATCATCGATCAAAAACGCGTTGGCGGTGGTTCGCGCTCAACCGTCGGAACTTATACTGATATTGCGGTGTTGCTGCGCTTATTATTCTCGCGGGTTGGTCAGCCCTACGTTGGGCCTGGTTATGCTTTTTCGTTTAACACGCCGCAGGGTATGTGCCCTGAATGTGAAGGGATTGGCAAAACGGTTCAGCTTGATATGGATAAATTGCTTGATCGCAGCAAATCGCTGAACGAGGGTGCGATTTTGCATCCCGAATTCAAGGTCGGCAAATGGATGTGGAAGATGTATCCGCTTTCTGGTTTGTTCGATAACGACAAGCCGATTCGCGATTATAACGAACAGGAATTACAAGCATTTTTGTATGGCGCTGATCTTAAGGTTTCGTGGGGCGAATTTAGCTCGAAATACGAAGGTTTGCTAGAACGTTTCGAGCGTATGTATCTCAAAAAAGATGCAGCGGCCATGTCCGATCGCAATCGGGCGGTGTTTGAGCAATTTACTTCTTCGCAAATCTGCCCAGTTTGTCATGGCCAGCGTTTGACCCAAGCAGCGCTCAATTGTCGGATTGCTGGGCGCAACATTGCCGAATTAGCTGATTTTGAAGCGACTGATTTGATCAGTTTCTTGGCTGATGTTACTGATCCGATTGGCGATCGGGTGGCGGCCAAGTTGTTGGAGCGCATGCAGCAGTTGGTCGATATTGGCTTAGGCTATTTGAGCTTGAGCCGTGAAACCTCGACGCTCTCAGGTGGCGAATCGCAGCGAGTCAAGATGATTCGCCATCTTGGCAATAGCTTAACTGAAATGCTCTATATTCTCGATGAACCAAGCGTAGGTTTGCATGCGCGTGATGTGGCGCGGCTGAATCGGTTGTTGCAACAGTTGCGCGATAAAGGCAATACTGTGCTGGTGGTCGAGCATGATCCCGATGTAATTGCGATTGCCGACCATATTGTCGATATTGGGCCACGCGCGGGTGTGCACGGCGGCGAGGTCGTGTTTGAGGGCAGTTATGCCGATCTCAAGCGTTCAAATACCTTAACTGGCAGCTATTTGCAGCAAACAGTGCCAACCAAACAGCATTCGCGCCAGCCAACTGGCTACTTGCCGATTGTTAATGCAAATTTACATAATCTTAAAAATATTAATGTCAACATTCCAACTGGCGTGCTAACTGTGGTGACAGGCGTGGCAGGTTCAGGCAAAAGCACCTTAATTAATGAAGTCTTTTTGAGCCAACACCCCAACGCCATTGTGATCGATCAATCGCGGGTAACTGCGAATAGCCGTTCGGCTCCGGCCACCTATACTGGAATTATGGATGATATTCGCCAGACCTTTGCCAAAGCCAATGGAGTGAGCGCCTCGTTATTCAGCTTCAACTCAACCGGCAGTTGCGATAATTGTAATGGCTTAGGTTTGGTCTACACCGATTTAGCGTTTATGGAAGGGATTTCCTCAACCTGTGAAATTTGCGAAGGCAAGCGTTTCAAAGCCGAAGTGCTAGAATATCAGCTTCGTGGCAAATCGATCAGTGATGTATTGGATATGACCGCCGAAGAAGCACTGGATTTCTTCAACGAAAAGAAGATCAAGCCAGTGCTCCAAGCTATGAACGATGTTGGTTTGAGCTATTTGAAACTTGGTCAACCACTCAGCACGATCTCTGGTGGCGAAGGCCAGCGGCTCAAATTAGCAACCGAATTGCACAAAAAAGCCAGTGTTTATGTGATGGATGAACCAACTACAGGCCTGCATCGCTCAGATATTGGGCTGCTGATGGGGATTATCGATCGCTTGGTCGATCTCAAGAATACCGTGATTCTGATCGAACATCACTTGGATATTATTCGTCAAGCCGATTGGATTATCGACATCGGGCCTGAGGGCGGTAGCGCTGGTGGCGAGATTATTTTCGAAGGCCCACCCATGGCCTTGAAAGCTTGCCAACGTAGCATCACCGCCAAATTCCTCTAA
- a CDS encoding MerR family transcriptional regulator: MNVGYYFRTVDLAKAINVSVQQVRNYQAEGFLPNVERGSNGYRQYTQQHIDAIKTAHQLIKGYGWRNAQQIMAALHQADHQTAFNLINQHHARLDTIHQQLDQTLTLLKAVADQLPPSQRHAQRILVGEAAKAVGVPISALRFWEQQGLLQPIRQASNNYRYYDERQLRRLRIVVLLRQANADFSSIRTTLETLDQQQPQRAVAAIEERRAALAQQSWESLQANTALVRYIQTYVPLQPIPIIG, encoded by the coding sequence ATGAATGTTGGGTATTATTTCCGCACCGTTGATCTGGCCAAGGCGATTAATGTGAGCGTACAGCAGGTGCGCAATTATCAAGCTGAGGGCTTTTTGCCCAACGTCGAACGCGGCTCCAACGGCTACCGTCAATATACCCAGCAGCATATCGATGCGATCAAAACCGCCCATCAACTGATCAAGGGGTATGGTTGGCGGAATGCTCAGCAGATTATGGCAGCATTGCATCAAGCCGATCATCAAACAGCATTTAATCTGATCAATCAGCATCATGCCAGGCTCGACACTATTCACCAGCAACTTGACCAAACCCTGACCTTGCTCAAAGCGGTGGCTGATCAACTGCCGCCCAGCCAACGCCATGCTCAGCGCATCTTGGTGGGCGAAGCCGCCAAAGCTGTGGGCGTGCCAATTTCGGCCTTGCGCTTTTGGGAGCAACAAGGCCTGTTGCAACCAATTCGCCAAGCCTCCAACAACTACCGCTATTATGATGAACGCCAATTGCGCCGCTTACGAATTGTCGTGCTATTACGTCAAGCTAATGCTGATTTTAGCTCGATTCGCACAACCTTAGAAACCCTTGATCAACAACAACCGCAACGGGCTGTTGCTGCAATCGAAGAGCGCCGCGCCGCTTTGGCCCAACAAAGCTGGGAATCTTTACAAGCCAACACCGCATTGGTGCGCTATATCCAAACCTATGTCCCACTGCAACCAATCCCAATTATTGGGTAA
- a CDS encoding protease complex subunit PrcB family protein: MLGVIPRDWKPNVATTAITDTLLIGVFTGVRWTNGYQVVIDAVGLDDTVVTVQVIYTTPKPNQLLQQAGPRSSFAVVGVGRTLLPAATNLTVRVIDQTNTAMASQTYQMP, encoded by the coding sequence ATGCTTGGTGTTATTCCACGGGATTGGAAACCAAATGTCGCTACGACTGCGATAACTGATACTCTATTAATCGGAGTCTTTACTGGTGTGCGTTGGACAAATGGCTATCAGGTGGTGATTGATGCGGTTGGACTTGATGACACTGTTGTCACGGTACAGGTGATCTATACCACGCCCAAACCAAATCAGTTACTTCAACAGGCTGGTCCGCGATCGTCGTTTGCGGTGGTTGGGGTTGGTCGAACGCTGTTGCCAGCGGCTACCAATCTGACGGTGCGGGTGATTGATCAAACCAACACCGCAATGGCCAGCCAAACCTATCAAATGCCATAG
- a CDS encoding nitronate monooxygenase produces the protein MRFPIVIQGGMGVAVSDWRLAKAVASAGQLGVVSGTGINVVLARRLQEGDRDGAMRRALAQFPIAGYVERILDRYFIEGGKPADQPYKAVPMYTAVPSAEWQILNVVASFVEVFLAKEGHTGVVGINLLEKVQMPNLSALYGAMLANVDYVLMGAGIPREIPGVLDQFAVGEAASLNIYVEQAGADDKLAVHFDPREMFDKPPATLKRPEFLAIIASNTLAIALAKKATGKVNGFIVEGPTAGGHNAPPRGQAVFNERGEPVYGQRDVVDLVKLQDLGLPFWLAGSYGSPDRLAEALASGAVGIQVGTAFALSNDSGFSPEIRQSLLNDIANDSLTIFTDALASPTGFPFKVAELNTTLALEPTYKERPRICDLGYLRVAYPREDGTMGFRCPAEPVDQYVKKGGDINDTTGRKCLCNALFANIGMPQQRKEYTEQPLVTLGDDIKTVSALLELHPQGFSAVDVLEYLLAAVPQQ, from the coding sequence ATGCGTTTTCCCATTGTAATTCAAGGCGGAATGGGTGTCGCCGTATCTGATTGGCGGCTGGCCAAGGCCGTTGCAAGTGCAGGTCAACTTGGCGTAGTTTCTGGAACAGGGATCAATGTAGTGCTTGCTCGGCGTTTGCAAGAGGGCGATCGCGATGGGGCGATGCGTCGAGCGCTGGCTCAGTTCCCAATTGCTGGCTATGTCGAGCGCATTCTTGATCGCTACTTTATAGAAGGCGGCAAGCCCGCCGATCAGCCATATAAAGCTGTGCCGATGTACACCGCCGTGCCTTCAGCTGAATGGCAAATTTTGAATGTTGTGGCCTCGTTTGTTGAGGTATTTCTGGCCAAGGAAGGCCATACTGGGGTTGTGGGCATCAATTTGCTCGAAAAGGTGCAAATGCCCAATCTATCGGCCTTATATGGGGCAATGTTGGCCAATGTTGATTATGTGCTGATGGGTGCGGGCATTCCGCGCGAAATTCCTGGCGTGCTTGATCAGTTTGCGGTTGGCGAGGCTGCTAGCCTAAATATTTATGTTGAGCAAGCTGGGGCAGACGATAAATTGGCTGTGCATTTTGATCCACGCGAGATGTTCGATAAGCCGCCAGCGACGCTCAAACGCCCAGAATTTTTGGCGATTATTGCCTCGAATACCTTGGCGATTGCCTTGGCCAAAAAAGCTACCGGCAAAGTTAATGGCTTTATTGTGGAAGGCCCGACCGCTGGCGGTCACAATGCTCCGCCACGTGGTCAAGCGGTTTTCAACGAACGCGGCGAGCCTGTTTATGGTCAGCGCGATGTGGTCGATTTGGTCAAATTGCAAGATTTAGGGCTGCCCTTTTGGCTAGCTGGCTCATATGGTTCGCCTGATCGTTTGGCTGAAGCCTTGGCCAGCGGCGCGGTTGGTATCCAAGTTGGTACAGCCTTCGCCTTATCGAATGATTCGGGCTTTAGCCCTGAAATTCGTCAATCGTTATTAAATGATATTGCCAACGATAGTTTGACGATTTTTACTGATGCCTTGGCCTCACCAACTGGTTTTCCATTTAAAGTTGCCGAACTCAACACGACGCTGGCCTTGGAACCAACTTACAAAGAACGGCCACGCATCTGCGATTTAGGCTATTTGCGCGTGGCCTACCCACGTGAAGATGGCACGATGGGCTTTCGTTGTCCGGCTGAGCCAGTTGATCAATATGTCAAAAAAGGCGGCGATATCAACGATACAACTGGGCGAAAATGTTTGTGCAATGCGTTGTTTGCCAACATTGGCATGCCCCAGCAGCGCAAAGAGTATACCGAGCAGCCCTTGGTGACGCTGGGCGATGATATCAAAACCGTTTCGGCCTTGCTCGAATTGCATCCCCAAGGCTTTAGCGCAGTGGATGTGTTGGAATATTTGCTGGCCGCAGTGCCACAGCAATAA
- a CDS encoding inorganic diphosphatase, with the protein MNIWHDVPFGDDAPEVINVVIEIPRGSRNKYEIDKDTGLVKLDRVLSSAVYYPGDYGLIPQTYCEDGDPLDVILLLNFPTFPGCLVEARPIGVFGMIDGGENDDKILAVPANDPYFANIKDLADVPPHFIKEVTQFFASYKALENKTVEVGEWQGAEAAKQRVQASIQLYNENFRKAE; encoded by the coding sequence GTGAATATTTGGCATGATGTGCCATTTGGCGACGATGCGCCAGAAGTTATTAACGTTGTGATTGAAATTCCCCGTGGCTCACGCAACAAGTATGAAATCGATAAAGATACCGGTTTGGTCAAGCTTGATCGGGTGCTTTCATCAGCCGTCTACTACCCAGGCGATTATGGCTTGATTCCCCAAACCTACTGCGAAGATGGCGATCCGCTGGATGTGATTTTGTTGCTCAACTTCCCAACCTTCCCTGGTTGTTTGGTTGAAGCCCGCCCAATCGGCGTGTTTGGCATGATCGACGGCGGCGAAAACGACGATAAAATTTTAGCAGTGCCAGCCAATGACCCCTATTTTGCCAATATCAAAGATTTGGCTGATGTGCCACCCCACTTCATCAAAGAAGTGACCCAATTCTTTGCTTCGTACAAAGCCTTGGAAAACAAAACGGTAGAAGTTGGCGAATGGCAAGGAGCCGAGGCTGCCAAGCAACGCGTTCAAGCCTCGATTCAACTGTACAACGAAAATTTCCGCAAAGCTGAATAA